One Actinomadura viridis genomic region harbors:
- a CDS encoding acetamidase/formamidase family protein has protein sequence MLQPKEGRIDGAHYLRTTPDTSLWGWLPNATTAPVLTVSSGDTVTIDTLSHEGILEDQGRDPVGFLAGFGVPADRVLTDSRDLAASPVPHDFDADGPHVVTGPIRVEGAEPGDVLRVETLGLLLRAPYGFISNRHGFGALPGEFPETGPDSGPGSTPRDHNSVCAFTEVMEDGGRLFGSLPYGDGLAARFPLAPFLGLMGVARDTADPVHSVPPGSHGGNLDINELQVGSSLYLPVQVPGASFYAGDPHYAQGDGEVALTALEAPLRATVRLTVIPKAEAATLLGLLGEPFAETATHWLPVGLHEDLNEAMKQAVRAAVGFLSLTQGMPRSTALAYLSAAADFEISQVVDGVKGVHCMIRKSDFPAT, from the coding sequence ATGCTTCAGCCCAAGGAAGGCCGTATCGACGGCGCGCACTACCTGCGGACCACCCCGGACACCAGCCTGTGGGGATGGCTCCCCAACGCCACCACCGCACCCGTGCTGACCGTGTCGTCCGGTGACACCGTCACCATCGACACGCTCAGCCACGAGGGCATCCTGGAGGACCAGGGCCGGGACCCGGTCGGCTTCCTCGCCGGCTTCGGCGTCCCGGCCGACCGGGTCCTCACCGACTCCCGCGACCTGGCCGCCTCCCCCGTCCCGCACGACTTCGACGCCGACGGCCCGCACGTCGTCACCGGCCCCATCAGGGTCGAGGGCGCCGAACCCGGCGACGTGCTGCGCGTCGAGACCCTCGGCCTGCTGCTGCGCGCCCCGTACGGCTTCATCAGCAACCGCCACGGCTTCGGCGCGCTCCCCGGCGAGTTCCCCGAGACCGGCCCCGACAGCGGCCCCGGCAGCACCCCGCGCGACCACAACAGCGTCTGCGCGTTCACCGAGGTCATGGAGGACGGCGGCCGGCTGTTCGGCTCCCTGCCCTACGGGGACGGCCTCGCCGCCCGCTTCCCGCTCGCCCCGTTCCTCGGGCTGATGGGCGTCGCCCGGGACACCGCCGACCCCGTCCACTCGGTCCCGCCGGGCAGCCACGGCGGCAACCTGGACATCAACGAACTCCAGGTCGGCTCGTCCCTCTACCTGCCCGTCCAGGTCCCCGGCGCCTCGTTCTACGCGGGCGACCCGCACTACGCCCAGGGCGACGGCGAGGTCGCGCTCACCGCCCTGGAGGCGCCGCTGCGCGCGACCGTCCGGCTGACCGTCATCCCGAAGGCCGAGGCCGCCACCCTGCTCGGCCTGCTCGGCGAGCCGTTCGCCGAGACCGCCACCCACTGGCTCCCCGTCGGCCTGCACGAGGACCTGAACGAGGCGATGAAGCAAGCCGTACGCGCCGCGGTCGGCTTCCTGTCCCTCACCCAGGGCATGCCCCGCTCCACCGCCCTCGCCTACCTGAGCGCCGCCGCCGACTTCGAGATCAGCCAGGTCGTCGACGGCGTCAAGGGCGTCCACTGCATGATCCGCAAGTCCGACTTCCCCGCCACCTGA
- a CDS encoding cytochrome P450, with translation MTELFDHHSTECNDDPVAYYAGFRERCPVGRTEAHGGFVYTTRYADVVRIARDDAAFSSSRAATGDQDHVSIVIPSGPGLEQYPIELDPPAATGYRDLINPLLTPAAVDRLRPMIARHAARAVDAFIELGSADFVRDLTNPVPAAVTLDWLGFPEDDWARLAGPIHDIFAAPADSERALRGAQGLAYMEERIRELVRERRAEPGDDAVSVLAAATGPDGEPFSEEELVSVIGLLIAGGVDTTTSLTGSVLVHLSRHPEERRRLIESPDLLETATEEFLRAFAPSQSMARTARADTEVGGCPVRAGERVLIPWVAANHDPAVFPDPERVRLDRDASRHLSFGIGSHRCAGAHLARAMFREMIGQVLTRLPDFQVLEDGLIGYPTSGNQKGWDAIPAVFTPGPRATGSAGPVPLTLSYDMVVTGADTAADGVLALTLARADGADVPDWEPGAHLEFRLPSGRVRQYSLCGDPRDRSHYRVAVLHEAEGRGGSVELHGLAREGVAFGVRGPRNHFPLVPAGDYLFLAGGIGVTPILAMVREAARRGADLRVVYGGRTRASMAFLDELRDLAGDRLQALPQDEHGVPDLDAVLAGTGPGTAVYCCGPAPMIAAAERAATARGMADRLHVERFTGADALEVAFDPSLNTEFEVHLARTGRTLRVPADRRLIEVVQEAVPGLSYDCEKGYCGACETRVLGGEPEHRDSVLTEEERAAGRTMMICVGRCASSRLVLDL, from the coding sequence ATGACTGAGCTTTTCGACCACCACTCCACCGAATGCAACGACGACCCCGTCGCGTACTACGCCGGCTTCCGCGAGCGCTGCCCGGTGGGGCGCACCGAGGCGCACGGCGGGTTCGTCTACACCACGCGGTACGCCGACGTCGTACGGATCGCCCGCGACGACGCGGCCTTCTCCTCCTCCCGCGCGGCGACGGGCGACCAGGACCACGTGTCGATCGTCATCCCCAGCGGTCCGGGCCTGGAGCAGTACCCGATCGAGCTGGACCCGCCCGCCGCCACGGGCTACCGCGACCTGATCAACCCGCTGCTCACCCCGGCCGCGGTGGACCGGCTGAGGCCGATGATCGCCCGGCACGCCGCCCGCGCCGTGGACGCGTTCATCGAACTGGGCTCGGCCGACTTCGTCCGCGACCTGACCAACCCGGTGCCCGCCGCGGTCACCCTGGACTGGCTGGGCTTCCCCGAGGACGACTGGGCCAGGCTCGCCGGGCCGATCCACGACATCTTCGCCGCCCCCGCCGACAGCGAACGCGCGCTGCGCGGCGCCCAGGGCCTCGCCTACATGGAGGAGCGGATCCGCGAGCTGGTCCGCGAGCGCCGTGCCGAGCCCGGCGACGACGCGGTCAGCGTGCTGGCCGCCGCGACCGGCCCGGACGGCGAGCCGTTCTCCGAAGAGGAACTGGTCTCGGTGATCGGACTGCTCATCGCGGGCGGCGTGGACACCACCACCTCGCTCACCGGCTCCGTCCTGGTCCACCTGAGCCGCCACCCCGAGGAGCGGCGGCGGCTGATCGAGTCGCCCGACCTGCTGGAGACCGCGACCGAGGAGTTCCTGCGCGCGTTCGCGCCGTCCCAGTCCATGGCCCGGACCGCGCGTGCCGACACCGAGGTCGGCGGCTGCCCGGTCCGCGCGGGCGAACGGGTGCTGATCCCCTGGGTCGCCGCCAACCACGACCCGGCGGTGTTCCCCGACCCCGAACGCGTCCGGCTCGACCGGGACGCCTCCCGCCACCTCAGCTTCGGGATCGGCTCGCACCGCTGCGCGGGCGCCCACCTGGCCCGCGCCATGTTCCGCGAGATGATCGGCCAGGTGCTGACCCGGCTGCCCGACTTCCAGGTGCTGGAGGACGGCCTCATCGGCTACCCCACCAGCGGCAACCAGAAGGGCTGGGACGCGATCCCGGCCGTCTTCACCCCCGGCCCGCGCGCCACCGGGTCCGCCGGTCCCGTCCCCCTCACCCTGTCCTACGACATGGTCGTGACCGGGGCGGACACCGCGGCCGACGGCGTCCTCGCGCTGACCCTCGCCCGTGCCGACGGCGCCGACGTGCCCGATTGGGAGCCCGGCGCGCACCTGGAGTTCCGCCTCCCGTCCGGCCGCGTCCGCCAGTACTCGCTGTGCGGCGACCCCCGGGACCGTTCCCACTACCGCGTCGCGGTCCTGCACGAGGCCGAGGGCCGGGGCGGGTCCGTCGAACTGCACGGGCTCGCCCGCGAGGGAGTGGCGTTCGGGGTGCGCGGGCCGCGCAACCACTTCCCCCTCGTCCCCGCCGGCGACTACCTGTTCCTGGCGGGCGGCATCGGCGTCACCCCGATCCTGGCGATGGTGCGGGAGGCGGCCCGGCGCGGCGCGGACCTGCGCGTCGTCTACGGCGGCCGGACCCGCGCGTCCATGGCCTTCCTGGACGAGCTCCGCGACCTGGCCGGCGACCGCCTCCAGGCGCTCCCGCAGGACGAGCACGGCGTCCCCGACCTCGACGCCGTCCTCGCCGGGACGGGCCCCGGCACCGCCGTGTACTGCTGCGGCCCGGCGCCGATGATCGCCGCCGCCGAACGCGCCGCCACGGCCCGCGGGATGGCGGACCGGCTGCACGTCGAGCGCTTCACCGGGGCCGACGCCCTGGAGGTGGCGTTCGACCCGTCCCTCAACACCGAGTTCGAGGTGCACCTCGCCCGCACCGGCCGTACGCTCCGGGTCCCCGCCGACCGCCGCCTGATCGAGGTCGTCCAGGAGGCCGTGCCCGGCCTCTCGTACGACTGCGAGAAGGGCTACTGCGGCGCCTGCGAGACCCGCGTGCTCGGCGGCGAGCCGGAGCACCGCGACTCGGTGCTGACCGAGGAGGAACGGGCCGCGGGCCGGACCATGATGATCTGCGTGGGCCGCTGCGCCTCGTCTCGCCTGGTGCTCGACCTCTGA
- a CDS encoding NAD(P)-dependent alcohol dehydrogenase, whose product MRVSAAVLETPGEPFTLRDVELHKPRPDEVLVRVTAVGVCGTDLEFATFFGTPAVLGHEGAGVVEEVGDRVTTVAPGDHVAMTFNSCGGCRPCLSGSPAYCLSFDAVNFTGRRPDGSSAVSLDGTEINAHFLGQSSFASHVVAPARAVVPIGKETDLAVAGPFGCGFQTGAGGVLNVLRPAPGSSLAIFGAGAVGVAALLAGVLSGCSTIAVVDVNPARLDTARTLGATHLVTGGATGAEELRSIAPDGFDHAIDTTGRADVLRTAVETLAPLGTCGVIGVGPSEEMSFDWRSVLNGRTITGIIAGGAMPQVFLPELLKLHAAGRFPVDGLITRFPFERINEAAEAARRGTVGKAVLTFD is encoded by the coding sequence ATGCGCGTCAGCGCCGCCGTTCTGGAGACCCCGGGTGAGCCCTTCACCCTCCGCGACGTGGAACTCCACAAGCCCCGCCCGGACGAGGTGCTGGTGCGCGTGACCGCCGTCGGGGTCTGCGGCACCGACCTGGAGTTCGCGACGTTCTTCGGTACGCCGGCCGTCCTCGGGCACGAGGGCGCGGGCGTCGTCGAGGAGGTCGGCGACCGGGTCACCACGGTCGCCCCCGGCGACCACGTCGCCATGACGTTCAACTCGTGCGGCGGATGCCGGCCCTGCCTGAGCGGTTCGCCCGCCTACTGCCTCTCCTTCGACGCGGTCAACTTCACCGGCCGCCGCCCGGACGGGTCGTCGGCCGTCTCGCTGGACGGCACCGAGATCAACGCCCACTTCCTCGGCCAGTCCTCGTTCGCCTCGCACGTGGTCGCGCCCGCGCGCGCGGTCGTGCCCATCGGCAAGGAGACCGACCTCGCCGTGGCCGGCCCGTTCGGGTGCGGGTTCCAGACCGGCGCCGGGGGAGTGCTGAACGTGCTGCGCCCCGCGCCCGGCTCGTCCCTGGCGATCTTCGGCGCGGGCGCGGTCGGCGTCGCCGCGCTGCTCGCGGGCGTGCTCAGCGGCTGCTCGACCATCGCGGTGGTGGACGTCAACCCGGCACGCCTCGACACCGCCCGTACCCTCGGCGCCACCCACCTCGTCACCGGCGGCGCGACCGGAGCCGAGGAACTGCGCTCGATCGCCCCCGACGGCTTCGACCACGCCATCGACACTACGGGCCGCGCCGACGTGCTCCGTACCGCCGTCGAGACCCTCGCACCCCTCGGGACCTGCGGCGTCATCGGTGTCGGCCCCAGCGAGGAGATGAGCTTCGACTGGCGCAGCGTGCTGAACGGGCGCACCATCACCGGCATCATCGCGGGCGGCGCGATGCCCCAGGTCTTCCTGCCCGAACTGCTGAAGCTGCACGCGGCCGGGCGGTTCCCGGTGGACGGCCTGATCACGCGGTTCCCGTTCGAGCGGATCAACGAGGCCGCCGAGGCGGCCCGCCGGGGCACGGTCGGCAAGGCCGTGCTGACCTTCGACTGA
- a CDS encoding aldehyde dehydrogenase family protein, whose product MSELEIPVARHLIDGAWVPAADKGELPVIDPATGQSIQPVARGGRADVDAAVAAARRAFPGWAATSPSERGALLGRWAALLIEHVEDLARHEAQDVGKPLSGGRMNGFIAHGIIEYFAGAADKLTGVTLPTRTPDFLGFTTPEPYGVCAVTIPWNVPMVLTAANVAPALAAGNTVVLKPSEVAPLAPLALAELARAAGFPPGVLNVVTGLGPDAGVALTAHPDIDHISFVGSTATGRAVMRAASDNLVPVKLELGGKSPNVVFADADLDVAIPAIVGSITENAGQNCYAGSRLLVEESVRAEVVERVAEGMRAVRLGSWDQDLDMGPLVNETQYRRVLGFLEEAPREGARVVAGGGAADAPGFVQPTVFDRVDPGMRVVREEVFGPVLAVQGFSGTREAVELMNATDFGLLACVWTDDVSRALRVAGQVRSGQVAVNQFHDAGVIGFPFNMQKDSGFSRGGGYAALREYTQEKAVAVRLLDR is encoded by the coding sequence ATGTCCGAACTTGAAATACCGGTCGCCCGGCACCTGATCGACGGGGCCTGGGTTCCCGCCGCCGACAAGGGCGAACTCCCCGTCATCGACCCCGCCACGGGGCAGTCCATCCAGCCGGTGGCGCGCGGCGGCCGGGCGGACGTCGACGCCGCCGTCGCCGCGGCGCGCCGCGCGTTCCCGGGCTGGGCCGCGACCTCGCCGTCCGAACGCGGCGCGCTGCTCGGCCGCTGGGCGGCGCTGCTCATCGAGCACGTCGAGGACCTCGCCCGCCACGAGGCCCAGGACGTCGGCAAACCCCTGTCCGGCGGCCGGATGAACGGCTTCATCGCGCACGGCATCATCGAGTACTTCGCGGGCGCCGCCGACAAGCTCACCGGCGTCACGCTGCCCACCCGCACCCCCGACTTCCTCGGCTTCACCACCCCCGAGCCGTACGGGGTGTGCGCGGTCACCATCCCCTGGAACGTGCCGATGGTGCTGACCGCGGCCAACGTCGCCCCCGCGCTCGCCGCCGGGAACACCGTCGTCCTCAAGCCCTCCGAGGTCGCCCCGCTCGCGCCGCTGGCCCTCGCCGAACTGGCTCGCGCCGCCGGGTTCCCGCCCGGGGTGCTCAACGTCGTCACCGGGCTCGGCCCGGACGCCGGGGTCGCGCTCACCGCCCATCCGGACATCGACCACATCAGCTTCGTCGGCTCCACGGCGACCGGCCGCGCGGTGATGCGCGCCGCGTCCGACAACCTCGTCCCGGTGAAGCTGGAGCTGGGCGGCAAGTCGCCGAACGTGGTGTTCGCCGACGCCGACCTGGACGTGGCGATCCCGGCGATCGTCGGCTCCATCACCGAGAACGCCGGCCAGAACTGCTACGCGGGCTCCCGGCTCCTGGTGGAGGAGTCCGTCCGCGCCGAGGTGGTCGAACGGGTCGCCGAGGGGATGCGCGCCGTCCGGCTGGGCAGCTGGGACCAGGACCTCGACATGGGGCCGCTGGTCAACGAGACGCAGTACCGCAGGGTGCTCGGCTTCCTGGAGGAGGCGCCGCGCGAGGGCGCGCGGGTGGTCGCGGGCGGCGGCGCGGCGGACGCGCCCGGCTTCGTCCAGCCCACCGTCTTCGACCGGGTGGACCCGGGGATGCGCGTCGTCCGCGAGGAGGTGTTCGGCCCCGTGCTGGCCGTGCAGGGCTTCAGCGGCACGCGGGAGGCGGTCGAGCTGATGAACGCGACCGACTTCGGGCTGCTGGCGTGCGTGTGGACCGACGACGTGTCGCGGGCGCTGCGGGTCGCCGGGCAGGTGCGCTCCGGGCAGGTCGCGGTGAACCAGTTCCACGACGCCGGGGTCATCGGGTTCCCGTTCAACATGCAGAAGGACAGCGGGTTCAGCCGCGGCGGCGGGTACGCGGCGCTGCGCGAGTACACCCAGGAGAAGGCCGTGGCCGTGCGGCTGCTCGACCGCTGA
- a CDS encoding zinc-binding dehydrogenase — MRDGNEASSGREVRVKALVQTGFGGPEVVTLRDVPDPEPGPLDVVVRVRACALNRLDILQRRGPAILPGFALPHIAGMDVAGEVAAAGDGVRGLATGDRVVLDPTLGCGTCADCAAGVPGHCGALRVVGGNVAGGFAEYVAVPHHLAHRVPGHVGLDDAAALPTAWSTAWHATRTVGEVGRDDVVLLQAAASAVSIAALQLARHAGARVVAVAGSDAKMAVAHELGADLVLRNDDEVVAAVRRFTGGRGADVALDHVGAATWHTSMDALRTGGRLVTFGNTSGDEVTISLAGVYHRGLRLLGSGAYSERDFAAMLETYYGGGMRVLRTGEYGLDEMPAASALAESRETVGKILVRP; from the coding sequence ATGCGAGATGGCAACGAGGCGTCGAGCGGCCGGGAGGTCAGGGTGAAAGCGCTGGTCCAGACCGGGTTCGGTGGTCCCGAGGTGGTCACGCTGCGGGACGTGCCCGACCCCGAGCCGGGGCCGCTCGACGTGGTCGTCCGGGTCCGGGCGTGCGCCCTCAACCGGCTCGACATCCTCCAGCGGCGCGGCCCGGCGATCCTGCCGGGCTTCGCCCTCCCGCACATCGCCGGGATGGACGTCGCCGGGGAGGTGGCCGCGGCCGGCGACGGTGTCCGGGGCCTGGCCACCGGCGACCGGGTCGTTCTCGACCCCACCCTCGGCTGCGGGACGTGCGCCGACTGCGCGGCGGGCGTCCCCGGCCACTGCGGCGCGCTCCGCGTCGTCGGCGGCAACGTCGCCGGGGGCTTCGCCGAGTACGTCGCGGTGCCGCACCACCTCGCGCACCGCGTCCCCGGGCACGTCGGCCTGGACGACGCCGCCGCCCTCCCCACCGCGTGGAGCACCGCCTGGCACGCCACCCGCACCGTCGGCGAGGTGGGGCGGGACGACGTCGTGCTCCTCCAGGCCGCCGCGAGCGCGGTGAGCATCGCGGCGCTCCAGCTCGCCCGCCACGCCGGCGCCCGCGTCGTCGCCGTCGCCGGGTCCGACGCCAAGATGGCCGTCGCGCACGAGCTGGGCGCCGACCTCGTTCTGCGCAACGACGACGAGGTGGTCGCCGCCGTCCGCCGCTTCACCGGGGGCCGGGGCGCCGACGTCGCGCTCGACCACGTCGGCGCCGCGACCTGGCACACCTCGATGGACGCCCTCCGTACCGGCGGGCGCCTGGTCACCTTCGGCAACACCAGCGGCGACGAGGTCACGATCTCGCTCGCCGGCGTCTACCACCGGGGCCTGCGCCTGCTCGGCTCCGGCGCCTACAGCGAGCGGGACTTCGCCGCGATGCTGGAGACCTACTACGGCGGCGGGATGCGGGTGCTCCGGACGGGCGAGTACGGCCTGGACGAGATGCCCGCCGCGTCCGCGCTCGCCGAGTCCCGCGAGACCGTCGGCAAGATCCTGGTCCGCCCATGA